Below is a genomic region from Pseudomonas svalbardensis.
AGAACCTGCGCTACACCAAGAGCGACCTGTCCTTCCAAGGCATCACCGCAGGCGGCTTTTTCGGTTCGGTCAGTGACGACGGTACCCTGGCCCGAGGTGCCAACGTCGTCAACGAAGACATCAGTCAGTTCGCCGTCGATAACAATTTCCAGGCGGATTTCGACACGGGTTCGATCAAGCACACAGTGTTGCTGGGCCTGGACCACCAGCGCGTCAACACCAATTACAAATGGCTGTTTGGCAGTGCGCCGACCAGCAATATCATCAACCCGATTTACGGCCAGGACTTTAGCAACGTCAGCTACACCGCGTTCAATGATTACAACCAGAAGACCCATGACACCGGCCTGTACTTCCAGGACCAGATGGACCTGGATAATTGGCGCCTGACGTTGGGCGGCCGTCAGGACTGGCTGCACACCGACACGACCTTCTACAACATGAACGATGCAAAGGACACTCGCGACGACACCGCCTTCACCGGCAACGCGGCGCTTAGTTACGTGTTCGACTCCGGCTTTACACCTTACATCTCCTACGCCGAATCCTTCCAGGCAGAAGCCGGTGGTGCCAATGGCGCGGCTTTCCGTCCAGGCACTGGCAAACAATATGAGGTCGGTATCAAGTACCAGCCTCCGGGCAGCGACATCCTGTTCACCGCAGCTGCCTATGACCTGACCCGCAAAGACATCGTACTCAGTGACACCCTCGGTGTATCTCGCCCACTGGGTGAGGCCAATGTGCGCGGGTTCGAGTTGGAAGCTACCGGTAACGTCAACGAGAACTTGAAATTGACGGCCGCGTACACCTACGCCAACAGCAAGATGACTAAAGTCACCGACCCTCTGGATAAAAACCGCCCACTACCACTGACCCCAGAAAACCAGGCTTCTGCATGGGCTGATTACACGTGGCATACAGGTATTCTGGATGGCTTTGGAATCGGCTCCGGCGTGCGCTATATCGGCGAAACCGACAATATCGCCATCGGCAGCATGGGCTTCGTACGCGATCCATCAGATGGCCATAGCAGTTCCTACACCGTCTATGACGCGGCAGTCCATTACGACCTGGGCCGCCTGAACAATACGCTCAAGGGTGTGAGTCTCAGCGTCAATGCCAACAACGTGTTCGATAAAGAATACATTTCGACCTGCGACGGTTTTTACTGCTATTACGGCGACCGTCGCAACGTAATGGCCAGCGTCGGCTACAAGTGGTAACGGCTTGATCTGACACACCTGATATCCAGGCCGTCCTTCGAGGACGGCTTTGGTATTTCTGAAGGCTATGAAATGAAAAGCAAAACAATTCGCCGCTGGTCCTTCGTCCATACCTGGACCAGCCTGATCTGCACCGTGTTCCTACTGATGCTCGCGCTGACCGGCCTGCCATTGATCTTCCATCACGAGATCGACCACTTGCTGGGCGATGCCGCTGAATTGAAGGAGATGCCGGCGGACACCCCGCTGCTGAATTTGCAGCAGTTGGTGCAGGCGGCTGAAAAGCATCGTCCCGGTGAGGTCATGCAGTATTTCGGCTTCGATGAAGACGAGCCCAACGCCGCGATTACGATCATGGCGGCCACCGCCGGCACTGAACCGAATTCGTCTCACACCTTCATGCTCGACGCCCGCACCGGCGAAGCGCTGGAGATGCCGTCGGCCAATGGCGGCTTCATGATGATCATGTTGCGCCTGCACGTGGACATGTTCGCCGGTCTGCCGGGCAAGTTGCTGCTGGCGTTCATGGGCATTCTGTTCGTGGTGGCTATCGTGTCCGGGACGGTGTTGTACCTGCCGTTCATGCGGCGTTTGAAATTCGCCACCGTGCGCCAGGACAAATCCACCCGCCTGCGTTGGCTCGATCTGCATAACCTGATCGGTGTGGTGACGCTGACCTGGGCCTTGGTGGTCGGCGTCACCGGCGTCATCAGCGCTTGCGCCGACCTGCTGATCGCCGCGTGGCGCAACGACAGCCTGAGCGCGATGGTCGCGCCGTACCGCGATGCGCCGCCACTGACAGAACTGGCGCCCGCGACCCGCTTGCTCGACATCGCCAAGGAAGTCGCACCGGGCATGCAGCCGGACTTCATCGCCTTCCCCGGCACACGATTCTCCAGCGAACACCATTACGCGGTGTTCATGAAAGGCAGCACCCACCTGACCTCGCACCTGCTGACACCGGTGCTGATCGACGCCAGTACCCTGCAAGTCACCGCCGTGGCCGAACGCCCGTGGTACATGGACGCCATGGGCATGTCTCAACCGTTGCACTTCGGTGATTACGGCGGCATGCCGATGAAGATCCTCTGGGCGATCCTGGATGGGCTGACCATCATCGTCCTCGGTAGCGGGGTTTACCTGTGGGTGGTGCGGCGCAAGGCTGCGAAACCTGTGCTCGAGAACGCGGAGAGTCCAGCATGAGGCCGCGGCAGTCGAATTTCTGGAAGGTCTTTTCCACCCCCACGGTTATCGCCCTGCTCAGTGCCGCGGGGTTGTTTGCCGCGCTACTGGGCGATGGCGTGTGGGACGCATTGAGCTGGTTGGGCCTGGGCGTTCCCGCCGCCCTTGCCCTGCGCGGCCTGCTGCTACGCCGCTGATCCAAATCGATTGGCGGACTCCTGTAGCAGCTGCCGAGCAGCGCGAGGCTGCGTCCGGCTGCGCAGCAGTCGTGAATCATGCGATCGAGTTGCTTCAGATAAATCGCGTTTGCCGGACTGCGGCCGCTGCGTCCGAACGCGGCCCGAGCCGAACGCAGCCTCGCGCTGCTCGGCAGCTGCTACAGGGCTACAGATCGCTGCAATCACACGACGACATCCGCTTTGGGTTCGATTGCCAACCGTTTGAGCTCCCGGATCCACGCGCTATGCTGCCCAGCACTCCCCCACTCCGAGACGCTGCCATGTCCGCCCCCAGCATGACCCTGTTCCACAACCCGTTGTCGCCCTTCGTTCGCAAAGTCATGGTGCTGCTGCATGAAACCGGTCAACAGGACCGCGTGGCGCTGCAAGACTGCGTGCTCACACCGGTCAGCCCGGACCTGATACTCAACGAAGACAATCCGCTGGGTAAAATTCCGGCCTTGCGCCTGGCCGATGGCAACGTCATCCATGACAGCCGGGTGATCCTTGATTACCTCGACCACCAGCACGTCGGCAACCCGCTGATACCGCGCGACGGCTCGGCCCGCTGGCGGCGCCTGACCCTGGCCTCCCTGGCCGACGGGATCATGGACGCTGCGGTGCTGATTCGTTATGAAGTCGCCCTGCGTGCCCCGGAAAAACACTGGGACACATGGCTCGATGGCCAGCGCGAGAAGATTCGTCGCGGCCTGGCATTGCTGGAAGTGGACGCGATTGCCGAGCTGACCAGCCATTTCGATGTGGCGGCGATCAGCGTTGCCTGTGCGTTGGGCTACCTGGATTTGCGCCATCCGGATCTGGAATGGCGCACGACGAACCCGAAGCTGGCGAACTGGTACTTCGAGGTGAGTCAGCGGCCTTCAATGCTGGCGACTATGCCGAAGGTTTAGAACTTCGCTGGCTGTCAGGGCCTCTTCGCGAGCAGGCTCGCTCCCACATTTGATCTTCGATTTGCACAAGCCCTGTGTTCACTGGAGATCCCTTGTGGGAGCGAGCCTGCTCGCGATGGCACCACACCGGATCTAACGGAAACAACACCGCAATCCGCGTCGCCAACACCTCTCCCTCCCGCTGATCCTCGCGCAACCCCAACGACCGGCTCATTCCACCGCTCCCATATCAAACACCAACGGCTTCGCCGACTTCTGCCCAATCCCATACCAGTCCAGCTTGCGGGTCAGCACCATAAACACGCCCAACAACCCGAACAACAGCAGCGAACCCATCAACAACGCGTAATCCTCTGCACTGAGCAAGCCATAGAGCAAGCCATAGAGCAAGCCATACAACGCCGCCAATCCCGCCGAAAAACTCAAGCCGTGACGCACGCTGCGCAGTACATGGCAGACATAAAAACCGATCAACAACACACAGCCGCCCGCCGACAGCAGGTACGCCAGGGCAAAGCCGATGTGCTCGGACAGCGACAGCAACAGCAGATAGAAAAACGCCAGGGCCACGCCCACCAGCGCGTATTGCACCGGGTGTACCGCGAGGCTTTTCAGCACTTCGAAGAGGAAGAAACCGGCGAAGGTTAGGACGATAAACAGCAACGCATACTTGATTGCCCGATCGCTCTTCAGGTACTGATCCACCGGGTCGATGAAGCTCACCCCGAAACTGCGGCCGGTATAGGCTTCGCAACCGCCGCCGGACACACAGCTGCTCAAGGCCTCTTGCAAATTGGTGGAGAAAAACGAGGTCTGCCAGTTGGCGGTGAAACCCTGATCGCTGACTTCACGCTGGGCCGGCAGGTAGTTGCCGATGAAACTCGGATGCGGCCAATTGGCGGCCAGCGAAACCTTGCTGGTCTTGCCCACCGGAAGAATCTGCAACTGGCCAGTGCCTTGCAGTCGCAGGTCGAAACCGAAGGCCAATTCCGTGGCTTGCTTCGCGTCGAGCGCCGGCAGGGTGACATGCACGCCCTCCCCCAACCAGCCCACCTGACTACCGGGGACGAAGTCGAGTTTCTGGCCATTGAGTTCGAGTTTCAGAGCGTTTTCGATGCCGCGAATATCGCTGATCCCGACCGCCAAAAACGGCTGGTCGAACTGGTAATCGGCGAAATCGTCCTTGATACCCAATTGAGCCGGGAGCGAGAAATGCCCGCTGATGCGGTTGTCCGCATGAAATAGACGCGCCTCATAAATGCCCCGGGACCGCAGTTCAGTCTGGACCTGCCCGTCGAGTTCGAAGCGTTCCGGGAGGAAATACAAACGGCCGCGCTCTTCACCCACTTCCTGGTAACGCTCGTTGGTTTTCTCGTTGAGCTTCCAGGTGCGCACCACTTTGCGATACGGCACCACCATCAGCGGCCCGCTGAGTTGCTGGCTGTAGCTGGAACTGCGGGCGATGTCTTCGAGAACACCGTCGCGCAGTTGCTGGCGGTCCTGGATCACGCCGTTAATCATCAGGAGCGGGATCAGCAACAACAGAATCAGAAGGGCAATTGCCCCGAGTTTTATGGTCAGGCTGCGGTTCATGGGACTCTCCCTGTTTGGATGGGGAGAGTCTGGGATTTGTATGTGGAGGGTGTGTGGGAGGAATGTGGAGACTTTGTGGAGAGTGTTTCAGCGGGGAGAACCACCCCTCACCCTAGCCCTCTCCCCAAGGGGTAGAGGGGACTGACCGATGTGTTATGTAGAAAATTGGCGACCTGAGATATCAAGTCGAACTCAGGATTTGAAAACCATGGAGATCGGCTCCCTTTCCCCTCTCCCCTCTGGGGAGAGGGTTGGGGTGAGGGGTGGTTCTAAGCAGGTATACGCAATTTGACTTGAACACCGCCGTCAACATTGCCGATGTTCAATGACCCACCATGCAACTTCACCACCTCTTCAACAAAATTCAGCCCCAACCCCGTGCTCTTGCGCCCGCTGTCCGGCCGCGGCAGTGAGTAAAAGCGCTCGCTCAATCGCGGCAGCGCATAGTCGGGAATCGCTTCTGCCTGGTTAAACAGCCTGAACTCAACTTGCTCCCCAATACGCTCGGCACTGAATTGCAACAAACCCTGAGCCGGGGTGAAATCCAAAGCGTTCTCCAGCAGATTGCCCAGCGCCTGACGCAACAGGAACGGTTCACCGGTCAGCACCAGATCCGCGGCAATGGTTTGTTCCACGCGCAACTGCTTGCCTTCGATGCGCGCCGCCTGAGCGCTCAGCAATTCATCCACCAACTTCGCCAGCGGCACCGCCACCCGCTCTTCCAGCCCTTGGCGTTGCTCGACCAGGGCCAGATTCAACAGGCGCTCGATCAACTGCTGCATCCGCGCGCTTTCGCTGTCGATGTTGCTGACAAAACGCTGCTGCTGGGCCAGCGGCATCTCGCCTTGCAGCAACTCTGCCGCACCGCGAATCGCCGCCAGCGGGCTTTTCAGTTCGTGGGTCAAGGTGTGCACGTAACGCTCGACGTAGGCTTTGCCTTCGAGCTGCGTGCGCATCTGCTCCACCGCCGTCGCCAGTAGTTCCAGCTCGCCGCCACGGTAGTGCGGAACCTCGACCCGCCGGCCTTCACTGACTGCCTGAGCGTAAGCAGTCAGCCGTCGCAGCGCAGCGCTCAACCACCACGACAACAACGCGCCGAACAGCAGACCGAGGCCGATCAGCCCGGCGCCCCAGGCAAGCAATCGCCGTTCAGTGCGATCAACGTATGGCTGCAACGAGCTGTTGGGTTTGGCGACGGTAACCACGCCGATAATCTGGCCGTTGTCGCGAATCGGGGCGCCGACGTGCATCACTGAGGAGTTCGGATCGTCCGGATCGCTGCGGCTGGAACGAGCGCCGTATTCGCCCCGCAGGGTCAGTAAAACGTCGTTCCAGCGCGAGTAATCCTGCCCCACTGCCACACCGCTCGAATCCAGCACCACAACGCCCTTGGCATCGGTGACGTAGATCCGGTGGTTGACCTGATTCTTCGGCAATCCCCAGATGTTCGCCTTCGGTTGCCGTTCGCCATATGCCTTGAGCAGCGCGGGCCAGCGGTTCTGGTTCAGGGTGCCGGCCTTGAAGTCGTCGCGCAGGATTTCGGCCATGAGATTGGCGGTGTCGACCAGCGTTTCTTCGGTGGACTGGCGCACGCCGGGACGGATTTCTTCCATCACGGTGTTCAGCACGAAGTAACCGGTCAGGCCGATAAACAGCACATAGACCAGAAAAATCCGAATCCCCAGAGGCATCAGCTACGCCCCGGACTGTAGCTGTAACCGAGGCCGCGATGGGTCTGGATCGGTTCCGCGTCGGCTTCCACCTGGCGTAATTTGGCGCGCACGCTCTTGATGTGGCTGTCGATGCTGCGCTCGTACCCGGCATCGGCGGCGACGCCCAGCGCATCGAGCAATTGCTCGCGACTGAAGACGCGTTCGGGTTGATCCAGCAGGCATTGCAGCAGGCGGAACTCATGGCGGGTCAGGGTTAGAATCTGACCGCGATAGCTGATCTGCACCCGTTCGCTGTGAATGCGAAACAGCGCCGATGACACCTCGGCGGTCGCTCGCGGCGTCATGCGTTTGAGAATCGCCCGGACCCGCGCCGCCACCTCCCTTGGGCTGAACGGCTTGACCACGTAATCGTCGGCACCGATTTCCAGGCCCACGACGCGATCGATTTCGGCATCACGGGCGCTGAGAAAGATCACCGGCACTTCGCTGAAACGCCGCAATTGCTTGCAGGTCTCGAAGCCGCTGATGTCTGGCAGACCAATGTCGAGAATGATCAGATCGGCCGGGGTCTGGCGCTGATGTTCAAGCGCAGCGGCGCCAAGGCAAAGCCAGGTGGTGGTGAAGCCCTCGCCCTGCAAGGCGAAAATCAGGGTGTCGGCAATCGCCGCTTCGTCTTCGACAATCAGGATATGAGGCATGGCGTCCGAGCCCGGGAGTTAAGTGGGCGAACGGTGCCCCAAGGCTCACGTCACGTCAATGAGACCACTTGAAATCAGCAGTCGGGTTTGGCCGCCGTGAAGCGCCGTGCCGGGTTCACCGCCGCGCCGAACTCACGCAAGGCTTTGGCGCCGATCAACAATGGGTAGTTGAAGCTGCTGCGGTCGGTGAGGTTGACCTCCACGGTGCGCTTGACGTTGCCCAGGCACAGTTCCAGATCGACCACCGGACGCTTGGTGGGTTCGACCGCTTCGTTGTCGTCCTCGTCTTCTTCGGAGCGGGTCTTGATCTTGCTGATCCGCGCGACCTTGTGTTCGTAGACCTTGTTGCTCGCGCCTTTGGTGGCGAGGCGGAAACGCACCCACTCGTCACCATCGCGGGTGAAGGTTTCGATGTCTTTGGCCGACAGCGACGCCGTCAGGGCACCGGTGTCCATTTTGGCCTTGAGCACTTCACCGCCGATTTCCGGCAGCGCGATGTATTCGTAGCGCCCGTACAGGGTCGGCTCAGCGGCCAGAACCGGCAGGGCCACGAGGGAAAGCAGTGCAAGGAGGGATTTCACGTATTGGGCTTCCTTGAGAAGTGGACAGCGGGATTTTAGACCGTTGTGGAGTTGATCGTTCCCACAAGGCTAACGATCCCAAGGTGAAACATTCGTCGTCAACTACCGGTGCCGGCGCCCCAGATCCCGCCCAGGTTAGTCAGCAGCGAACCGCCGACACCCTGCTGACCGAAAAATTGCAGAAGCACAGGGGCAAACAGGCCGATCATGCCAGTGTCCATGCCCAATGCGCTGAAGGCACTGTTCAGGTCGTTGATGTTATTCACGTTGCCCAAGGCGTTGTCCAGTCCTGCCGCTGTACCGGACGAGCCAAGCAAGCCGCTGAGAACAGCCAACTCACCACCGCCGGACAGTTTGTCGATCCCCGGTACGCTTTTGGCCAACTCTGAATAGTCGGTCGAACTCAACTGATTCTTGGCCAGCCCGAGCATCGCCCCGGTGCCGCCAATGGCTTGTTGTGGTGTCACATTCAATTGGCTGAGCGCACTCAGCAGACCGGCCGTCTGCGAGGTCGGCGCGGCCGCGGCGGCGTCATCGCCCTGCGTGCCGGAGAGGGCATTGGCCGCATCGAACAGGCTGAACTGAGCAAAGACCGGACTGGCCGCCAGACACATCAGCGAAGTCAGTGCAAAACCACGTGAAATCTTCATTCAGACATCCTCATGTGCCATGAAAACCGCCCGGCAATGGGCGGCGAAAAACCGTGTGTTGGACTGGCATCCCAGGGGAATGTTCCGAGTCTTGGCGAGCCCCCGACGAACAGTCGAAAAATAATTGACCGGCGCTGCATCCAGTCTGGCCCCGCCCGCGTATATCGAGCACGGACAGACATTCCTGGCCGATTCCCTGCACGAGGATCATCACCATGAAACGCACTTCGATCAAAACGCCGTTGATTGCCAGCCTGCTGACGCTGGCCCTTGGCGGCGGATTCGTCCTGAACACCGTGCAAGCGGCAG
It encodes:
- a CDS encoding glutathione S-transferase codes for the protein MSAPSMTLFHNPLSPFVRKVMVLLHETGQQDRVALQDCVLTPVSPDLILNEDNPLGKIPALRLADGNVIHDSRVILDYLDHQHVGNPLIPRDGSARWRRLTLASLADGIMDAAVLIRYEVALRAPEKHWDTWLDGQREKIRRGLALLEVDAIAELTSHFDVAAISVACALGYLDLRHPDLEWRTTNPKLANWYFEVSQRPSMLATMPKV
- a CDS encoding DUF2780 domain-containing protein, with protein sequence MKISRGFALTSLMCLAASPVFAQFSLFDAANALSGTQGDDAAAAAPTSQTAGLLSALSQLNVTPQQAIGGTGAMLGLAKNQLSSTDYSELAKSVPGIDKLSGGGELAVLSGLLGSSGTAAGLDNALGNVNNINDLNSAFSALGMDTGMIGLFAPVLLQFFGQQGVGGSLLTNLGGIWGAGTGS
- a CDS encoding TonB-dependent siderophore receptor, with the protein product MSRSLDTLLRPSLLAIAIALCAPLASNQLIAAEQASSVRAYNLPAAPLASTLNQIASQAGLALSLNPSLAAGKTSAPVKGQFDAAGALREALRGSGLQLEQSSAGTYSLVAVPEGVMALPETAVIGVENTESAWGPVEGYLAKRTAAGTKTDTALTEAPRSISVATREQMQDRAVQNLDDAVRYMPGVVASSYGSDSRAEWLKVRGFEPTQYLDGLPLPKGTYTMPKMETWDLERVALLRGPASSVYGQTPPGGLIDMVSRRPEDIASNEVQLQIGSYQRKQISFDSTGPIDDEGRFLYRVSGVVRDSNTAIEHNDDKRYNIAPSLTWNIDPDTKLTLLSQFNRDDTGITSQFLPLQGTKLSTPAGEVKYHKNLGDPEWEFYDKTYYALGYAFEHRMNDVWQFRQNLRYTKSDLSFQGITAGGFFGSVSDDGTLARGANVVNEDISQFAVDNNFQADFDTGSIKHTVLLGLDHQRVNTNYKWLFGSAPTSNIINPIYGQDFSNVSYTAFNDYNQKTHDTGLYFQDQMDLDNWRLTLGGRQDWLHTDTTFYNMNDAKDTRDDTAFTGNAALSYVFDSGFTPYISYAESFQAEAGGANGAAFRPGTGKQYEVGIKYQPPGSDILFTAAAYDLTRKDIVLSDTLGVSRPLGEANVRGFELEATGNVNENLKLTAAYTYANSKMTKVTDPLDKNRPLPLTPENQASAWADYTWHTGILDGFGIGSGVRYIGETDNIAIGSMGFVRDPSDGHSSSYTVYDAAVHYDLGRLNNTLKGVSLSVNANNVFDKEYISTCDGFYCYYGDRRNVMASVGYKW
- the creD gene encoding cell envelope integrity protein CreD, whose protein sequence is MNRSLTIKLGAIALLILLLLIPLLMINGVIQDRQQLRDGVLEDIARSSSYSQQLSGPLMVVPYRKVVRTWKLNEKTNERYQEVGEERGRLYFLPERFELDGQVQTELRSRGIYEARLFHADNRISGHFSLPAQLGIKDDFADYQFDQPFLAVGISDIRGIENALKLELNGQKLDFVPGSQVGWLGEGVHVTLPALDAKQATELAFGFDLRLQGTGQLQILPVGKTSKVSLAANWPHPSFIGNYLPAQREVSDQGFTANWQTSFFSTNLQEALSSCVSGGGCEAYTGRSFGVSFIDPVDQYLKSDRAIKYALLFIVLTFAGFFLFEVLKSLAVHPVQYALVGVALAFFYLLLLSLSEHIGFALAYLLSAGGCVLLIGFYVCHVLRSVRHGLSFSAGLAALYGLLYGLLYGLLSAEDYALLMGSLLLFGLLGVFMVLTRKLDWYGIGQKSAKPLVFDMGAVE
- the creB gene encoding two-component system response regulator CreB, with translation MPHILIVEDEAAIADTLIFALQGEGFTTTWLCLGAAALEHQRQTPADLIILDIGLPDISGFETCKQLRRFSEVPVIFLSARDAEIDRVVGLEIGADDYVVKPFSPREVAARVRAILKRMTPRATAEVSSALFRIHSERVQISYRGQILTLTRHEFRLLQCLLDQPERVFSREQLLDALGVAADAGYERSIDSHIKSVRAKLRQVEADAEPIQTHRGLGYSYSPGRS
- the creC gene encoding two-component system sensor histidine kinase CreC is translated as MPLGIRIFLVYVLFIGLTGYFVLNTVMEEIRPGVRQSTEETLVDTANLMAEILRDDFKAGTLNQNRWPALLKAYGERQPKANIWGLPKNQVNHRIYVTDAKGVVVLDSSGVAVGQDYSRWNDVLLTLRGEYGARSSRSDPDDPNSSVMHVGAPIRDNGQIIGVVTVAKPNSSLQPYVDRTERRLLAWGAGLIGLGLLFGALLSWWLSAALRRLTAYAQAVSEGRRVEVPHYRGGELELLATAVEQMRTQLEGKAYVERYVHTLTHELKSPLAAIRGAAELLQGEMPLAQQQRFVSNIDSESARMQQLIERLLNLALVEQRQGLEERVAVPLAKLVDELLSAQAARIEGKQLRVEQTIAADLVLTGEPFLLRQALGNLLENALDFTPAQGLLQFSAERIGEQVEFRLFNQAEAIPDYALPRLSERFYSLPRPDSGRKSTGLGLNFVEEVVKLHGGSLNIGNVDGGVQVKLRIPA
- the rloA2 gene encoding retropepsin-like aspartic peptidase RloA2, yielding MKSLLALLSLVALPVLAAEPTLYGRYEYIALPEIGGEVLKAKMDTGALTASLSAKDIETFTRDGDEWVRFRLATKGASNKVYEHKVARISKIKTRSEEDEDDNEAVEPTKRPVVDLELCLGNVKRTVEVNLTDRSSFNYPLLIGAKALREFGAAVNPARRFTAAKPDC
- a CDS encoding PepSY-associated TM helix domain-containing protein produces the protein MKSKTIRRWSFVHTWTSLICTVFLLMLALTGLPLIFHHEIDHLLGDAAELKEMPADTPLLNLQQLVQAAEKHRPGEVMQYFGFDEDEPNAAITIMAATAGTEPNSSHTFMLDARTGEALEMPSANGGFMMIMLRLHVDMFAGLPGKLLLAFMGILFVVAIVSGTVLYLPFMRRLKFATVRQDKSTRLRWLDLHNLIGVVTLTWALVVGVTGVISACADLLIAAWRNDSLSAMVAPYRDAPPLTELAPATRLLDIAKEVAPGMQPDFIAFPGTRFSSEHHYAVFMKGSTHLTSHLLTPVLIDASTLQVTAVAERPWYMDAMGMSQPLHFGDYGGMPMKILWAILDGLTIIVLGSGVYLWVVRRKAAKPVLENAESPA